A single genomic interval of Mangifera indica cultivar Alphonso chromosome 5, CATAS_Mindica_2.1, whole genome shotgun sequence harbors:
- the LOC123215374 gene encoding ribosome production factor 1-like, translating into MGGKRKKRESEEIIEVQKDVNKNNESSHKKKREILPSMIKNKEKRSAVHAKLKHQKKLDKRKKLKARDVAEKLALELGEEPPPRMVPRTIENTREPDETVCRPDDDELFAGNDADEFSSVLKRECTPKILITTCRFNSTRGPAFISELLTVIPNSHYFKRGTYDLKKIVEYANNKDFTSIIVVHTNRREPDALLVIGLPNGPTAHFKLSKLILRKEIKNHGNPTSHLPELVLNNFTTRLGHRIGRLIQSLFPQDPEFRGRRVVTFHNQRDFIFFRHHRYIFETKENKESDSKGKKAKDAKGEKITKEKVIARLQECGPRFTLKLINLQHGTFDTKGGEFEWVHKPEMDTSRRRFFL; encoded by the exons ATGGGgggaaagagaaagaagagggaAAGCGAAGAAATAATCGAAGTACAGAAAGACGTTAATAAGAATAATGAAAGCAGCCataagaagaagagagagatacTCCCATCCAtgataaaaaacaaagagaagagatCAGCCGTACATGCCAAGCTCAAGCACCAGAAGAAGCTCGATAAACGCAAGAAACTCAAGGCCCGTGACGTTGCCGAGAAACTAGCTCTCGAGCTCGGTGAGGAG CCTCCGCCGAGGATGGTCCCTCGCACAATCGAGAATACAAGGGAGCCTGATGAAACCGTATGCAGGCCCGATGATGATGAG CTTTTTGCTGGTAATGATGCAGACGAGTTTAGCTCGGTATTAAAGCGTGAATGTACTCCAAAGATATTGATCACAACATGCCGTTTCAACTCTACT AGAGGACCAGCTTTTATATCAGAACTACTTACAGTCATTCCAAATTCTCACTATTTCAAGAGAGGAACCTATGACTTGAAGAAG ATTGTAGAATATGCTAACAACAAGGACTTCACTTCTATTATTGTTGTGCACACCAATCGCAGGGAACCAG ATGCTCTTCTAGTCATTGGCTTGCCTAACGGACCTACTGCCCATTTCAAGCTCTCCAAGCTTATTTTGCGTAAGGAAATCAAG AATCATGGAAATCCTACTAGCCACTTGCCTGAGCTGGTATTAAATAACTTCACCACTCGCCTAGGTCACCGCATTGGGAG ATTGATACAGTCACTTTTTCCTCAAGATCCTGAATTTCGTGGTCGGCGAGTTGTAACCTTTCATAACCAACGAGATTTCATATTCTTTCGGCATCATCG CTACATCTTTGAAaccaaagaaaacaaagaaagtgATTCTAAAGGTAAAAAAGCAAAAGATGCTAAGGGTGAAAAGATCACTAAAGAGAAAGTAATCGCTCGCCTTCAG GAGTGTGGTCCCCGATTCACACTGAAGTTGATCAATCTGCAACATGGAACATTTGATACCAAAGGTGGAGAATTTGAGTGGGTTCATAAG CCCGAAATGGACACTAGCCGAAGGAGGTTTTTCTTGTAA
- the LOC123215375 gene encoding uncharacterized protein LOC123215375 — protein MDRQLLRPENAAFFPGWDLEDVRNTFFKCIRWQVEETLDPLSCPYHYYCDSNYPGNYPPTVDVLVLIFATTSYLATLVLMVIDISRRGRISTGQSKRYLLPSGPVSLPIFLLMLAKGHRINTIFPLSCIGPAILQLLYISALTFNNELANEDVKYALFEASTISGILHASVYLDSVILPYYTGFDALVSSRFSGECVSCVCRKEALVVGGKLVTYRGCSVTTFLVASALCLRIISRLSENYRGKITVIKFILESLGWILVTKDSVYLVISSPPEQYVLRICAFGCIFVLICLHLLKQACNQVIQLHSNHEK, from the coding sequence ATGGATAGGCAACTTCTGCGTCCAGAAAATGCAGCATTTTTTCCAGGATGGGATTTGGAAGATGTCCGCAACACTTTCTTCAAATGTATTAGATGGCAAGTAGAAGAAACATTGGATCCACTAAGCTGCCCTTATCATTACTACTGCGATAGCAATTACCCTGGAAACTATCCTCCTACAGTTGATGTTCTAGTTCTCATCTTTGCAACAACTTCATATCTGGCAACACTAGTGCTGATGGTCATTGATATTTCAAGAAGAGGACGAATTTCTACCGGTCAATCAAAGAGATATTTGTTACCGTCTGGTCCAGTTTCCCTTCCTATATTTCTCTTAATGCTAGCCAAGGGACACAGGATCAACACTATATTTCCTCTCTCCTGCATTGGTCCCGCCATCCTTCAACTGCTTTACATTTCTGCTCTCACATTCAACAATGAACTAGCTAACGAAGACGTTAAGTATGCATTATTCGAGGCATCAACAATTTCGGGTATTTTACATGCAAGCGTATATCTGGATTCTGTTATTTTACCTTATTATACAGGTTTTGATGCTCTTGTGTCATCAAGATTCTCTGGAGAGTGTGTTTCTTGTGTGTGCCGAAAAGAGGCCTTGGTTGTGGGAGGAAAGTTGGTTACTTACAGGGGTTGTTCGGTTACTACATTTTTGGTTGCCAGTGCATTATGCTTGAGGATTATAAGTAGACTTTCTGAGAACTACAGAGGAAAGATCACAGTAATCAAGTTCATcttagaaagtttaggttggaTCTTGGTGACTAAAGATTCTGTTTATCTAGTTATTAGCTCTCCTCCAGAACAATATGTATTGCGCATTTGTGCCTTCGGATGCATATTTGTCTTGATATGCCTTCATCTACTTAAACAGGCATGCAATCAGGTTATACAATTGCATTCCAatcatgaaaaatga